A single Paenibacillus sp. FSL R5-0517 DNA region contains:
- a CDS encoding Gfo/Idh/MocA family oxidoreductase, translated as MSNKKRYVLVGTGGRAEFFYGALTRDYRDTSELVGFCDINQVRMNYANQLLKEKYDYPEVPTYPADQFDQMIENEKPDYVIVTSVDRTHHKYIIRAMELGCDVVTEKPMTIDEEKCQDILDAVKRTGQNVRVTFNYRYAPHHTKIRELILNDTIGKVTSVHFEWLLNTRHGADYFRRWHRDKRNSGGLLVHKSTHHFDLVNFWIGSQPETVFAFGDLMYYGRENAEERGVTQFYNRATGNPIAKEDPFALHLDSDAHMKSMYLDAESEDGYQRDQSVFGDGINIEDTMGVLVKYRSKAILTYSLVAYQPWEGYRIAINGTKGRIEMNIVEQSYVNSLGDKSKEGALIGKTLRVLPMFGAPYEVEVEEKAGGHGGGDPVLLNDLFGEPVEDPFHRAANHVDGARSILTGIAANRAIATGLPINVNNLVRF; from the coding sequence ATGAGTAACAAGAAACGTTATGTATTAGTCGGAACCGGCGGCCGTGCGGAATTCTTTTATGGTGCATTAACCCGGGATTACAGGGATACTTCCGAGCTTGTCGGCTTTTGTGATATAAATCAAGTCCGCATGAACTACGCGAATCAACTGTTGAAGGAAAAGTACGATTATCCAGAGGTACCCACCTATCCTGCGGATCAGTTTGATCAGATGATTGAGAACGAGAAGCCTGACTATGTCATCGTAACCAGCGTTGACCGTACCCATCACAAGTACATCATTCGCGCGATGGAACTGGGTTGTGACGTTGTCACCGAGAAACCAATGACGATCGATGAGGAGAAATGCCAGGACATCCTGGATGCAGTCAAGCGCACTGGCCAGAACGTCAGAGTTACCTTTAACTACCGTTATGCGCCGCACCATACGAAGATTCGGGAACTTATTCTGAATGATACCATCGGAAAAGTCACGTCCGTTCACTTTGAATGGCTGCTGAATACACGCCACGGGGCAGATTATTTCCGCCGTTGGCATCGGGACAAGCGTAATAGCGGCGGACTGCTCGTGCACAAATCCACCCATCACTTCGATTTGGTGAATTTCTGGATTGGTTCGCAACCGGAGACCGTGTTTGCATTCGGTGATCTGATGTATTACGGCAGAGAAAACGCAGAAGAACGCGGTGTAACGCAGTTCTACAATCGAGCAACCGGCAACCCGATCGCGAAGGAAGATCCTTTTGCACTGCATTTGGATTCGGATGCTCATATGAAGTCCATGTATCTGGATGCCGAATCAGAAGATGGTTATCAGCGGGATCAAAGCGTATTTGGGGATGGCATTAACATTGAGGATACGATGGGTGTGCTTGTGAAGTATCGGAGCAAAGCCATTCTGACGTACTCCCTCGTTGCCTATCAGCCATGGGAAGGTTACCGCATTGCCATTAACGGCACCAAAGGCCGGATTGAGATGAACATTGTGGAGCAATCCTATGTCAATTCATTAGGTGACAAAAGTAAAGAAGGTGCATTGATCGGTAAAACATTGCGGGTCCTTCCGATGTTCGGTGCGCCATATGAGGTTGAAGTGGAGGAAAAAGCAGGTGGACACGGCGGTGGTGACCCAGTGCTGCTGAATGATCTGTTCGGAGAGCCTGTAGAAGATCCGTTCCATCGCGCAGCTAATCATGTGGACGGTGCCAGATCCATTCTGACGGGCATTGCGGCCAATCGCGCCATCGCCACGGGTTTGCCTATCAACGTCAACAATCTGGTTCGTTTCTAA
- a CDS encoding AraC family transcriptional regulator, with amino-acid sequence MTEPFSADFHDPTDLLHIEYDRRIGYFSMTDDHLHDHYELYYLLSGERIYFIKDRTYRVKAGDLVFVDRNTVHKTLESGMPDHERMVLYLKPELFAAMAISTELVEVLKEPFCWEIPIIRFPSQVTEVLQRMVSEMVDEMLRPQPGSNLLLRHRAIELLLQAYRNQHLGRLCSDDREPVLHPKTQAVVRYLNENYQKPLTLPEVAGMFRISPHYLSRLFKQTTGFTFSDYLNLLRVKEAQRLLRESEESITDIAWLAGFSNFSHFGKMFKRTVQVSPRVYRQENKESGSVRTL; translated from the coding sequence ATGACAGAACCTTTCAGTGCAGATTTTCATGATCCCACGGATTTACTACATATTGAATATGATCGTCGCATTGGATATTTCTCGATGACGGATGACCACCTGCATGATCATTATGAGCTGTATTACCTGTTGTCTGGCGAGCGTATCTATTTCATCAAGGATCGGACCTACCGGGTAAAGGCTGGTGACCTGGTGTTTGTTGACCGCAATACGGTTCATAAAACCTTGGAGAGCGGCATGCCCGACCATGAGCGGATGGTATTGTATTTGAAGCCTGAGCTTTTTGCAGCCATGGCTATTTCAACGGAGTTAGTTGAAGTCTTGAAGGAGCCCTTCTGCTGGGAGATCCCTATTATAAGGTTTCCTTCACAGGTCACGGAGGTATTGCAGCGGATGGTTAGCGAAATGGTTGATGAAATGCTTCGTCCCCAGCCGGGAAGCAACCTATTGCTTCGTCACCGGGCTATTGAATTGTTGCTGCAAGCCTATCGTAATCAGCATCTGGGCAGGTTATGCTCCGATGATCGTGAGCCGGTTCTTCATCCCAAGACACAGGCCGTTGTTCGTTACCTGAATGAGAATTATCAGAAGCCACTGACACTACCGGAGGTGGCGGGTATGTTTCGCATTAGTCCGCATTATCTGAGTCGATTGTTCAAACAAACAACGGGCTTTACCTTCAGTGATTATCTGAATCTGTTACGGGTGAAAGAAGCACAGCGTTTGCTGCGGGAAAGTGAGGAATCTATTACGGATATTGCTTGGCTTGCCGGCTTCAGTAACTTCTCTCATTTTGGCAAGATGTTTAAGCGAACCGTACAGGTATCACCAAGAGTTTACAGGCAGGAAAACAAGGAATCGGGTTCCGTGAGGACCTTATGA
- a CDS encoding RidA family protein, whose translation MIEARLNELGITLPQASAPAAKYANAVIVNGIMYVSGKGPDTSERGKLGSDFTTEQGYDFARNAGLEVLAVVRDVLGSLDQVKRVVKVQGFINASASYQEHHKVLNGFSDLMMEVFGDQGVHARSVFGAVSVRDNLPLIIDSIFQVEE comes from the coding sequence ATGATTGAAGCGAGATTAAATGAACTGGGGATCACTTTGCCACAGGCCAGTGCCCCTGCGGCGAAATATGCCAATGCTGTTATTGTTAATGGCATCATGTATGTATCCGGGAAAGGACCTGATACCTCGGAACGTGGCAAACTGGGATCAGACTTCACAACTGAGCAGGGATATGATTTTGCCCGGAATGCCGGACTGGAAGTGCTCGCTGTCGTTCGAGATGTGCTGGGTTCACTGGATCAGGTGAAGAGAGTGGTTAAAGTGCAGGGCTTTATTAATGCGTCCGCTTCATACCAGGAACATCATAAAGTCCTGAATGGATTCTCCGATCTGATGATGGAGGTATTCGGGGATCAGGGTGTACATGCTCGTTCGGTATTTGGTGCCGTATCTGTTAGGGATAATTTGCCCTTGATCATTGATTCCATATTTCAAGTAGAGGAGTAG
- a CDS encoding GNAT family N-acetyltransferase codes for MTESTSFNPIMLTIPESFQTERLTIRAPQWGDGAAVNEAVRESAEQLRLWLPFAEKIPSLEESEMTVRRARLKYLERTDLMLHLRDRHTDELVGSSGLHRIDWNARCFEIGYWIRTSRAGEGLMTEAVKGIEQFAITHLEANRLEIRCDARNVRSAKVAERAGYTLEGTLRKMRRNSTGTLVDYMVFSKVRGIEFE; via the coding sequence ATGACGGAATCGACTTCATTTAATCCAATTATGTTAACGATTCCCGAGAGCTTCCAAACGGAACGCCTCACGATTCGTGCCCCGCAGTGGGGGGACGGTGCGGCAGTCAATGAAGCGGTCCGTGAAAGTGCGGAGCAGCTGCGATTGTGGTTGCCTTTTGCGGAGAAGATCCCGTCATTGGAAGAGTCCGAGATGACTGTTCGCAGAGCAAGACTGAAATATCTGGAACGTACCGACCTGATGCTTCATCTGCGAGACAGACACACGGATGAATTGGTAGGCAGCAGCGGGTTACATCGCATCGACTGGAATGCACGTTGTTTCGAGATTGGTTATTGGATTCGAACTTCACGAGCTGGTGAGGGGTTGATGACGGAAGCGGTGAAAGGCATTGAGCAATTTGCCATTACGCATCTGGAGGCGAACCGTCTGGAGATACGCTGTGATGCGCGTAATGTGCGAAGTGCCAAAGTAGCTGAAAGGGCGGGTTATACACTGGAAGGCACACTACGCAAGATGCGGCGGAATAGTACAGGTACTTTGGTCGATTATATGGTTTTCTCTAAAGTCAGAGGAATTGAGTTCGAGTAA
- a CDS encoding aminoglycoside phosphotransferase family protein — MERIGQGRTAEIYAYSNEHIMKLYRMDFPLEAVQNEFRISELAYKKGLPVPQAISLIEHTTPRVGIVFERLQGNTLLSLIIQQPELLEQLAFMMADCHYRLHCERDDEGALPSQKQILSGAIRNVRLLSEGDQARILSYLTILPDQQQICHGDFHPDNVMLSDAGDQYWVIDWMTGMSGDPAGDAARSWVILMSSTLPENTEPAVRMWFETARESLIEYYMHHYMQLSGITRESIESWMLPVAAARLDEDLPAQEVEQLLKLVQERLRLL, encoded by the coding sequence ATGGAGCGAATTGGTCAGGGAAGAACTGCGGAAATCTATGCGTATTCGAACGAGCACATTATGAAGTTATATCGAATGGATTTTCCACTCGAAGCGGTCCAAAATGAATTTAGAATAAGTGAGTTGGCGTACAAGAAAGGACTACCCGTCCCACAAGCAATATCCTTAATAGAACATACTACGCCGCGTGTGGGCATTGTCTTTGAACGACTTCAGGGGAATACCCTGTTATCCCTTATTATTCAGCAACCTGAATTACTGGAGCAGTTGGCGTTCATGATGGCTGACTGTCATTACAGACTTCATTGCGAACGAGATGATGAAGGAGCACTGCCCTCCCAAAAGCAGATTCTATCCGGAGCAATTCGCAATGTTCGATTATTATCAGAGGGTGATCAAGCGCGAATCCTCTCATACTTAACAATATTGCCTGATCAACAGCAAATCTGTCATGGCGATTTTCACCCCGATAATGTTATGCTCAGTGATGCTGGCGATCAATACTGGGTTATCGATTGGATGACTGGTATGTCAGGAGATCCTGCGGGTGATGCGGCTCGAAGCTGGGTAATATTAATGAGCAGCACTTTGCCGGAGAATACAGAGCCTGCTGTACGAATGTGGTTTGAAACGGCTCGTGAGTCGCTGATTGAATATTACATGCATCATTATATGCAACTGTCCGGGATTACACGTGAATCAATCGAATCATGGATGCTTCCCGTTGCTGCCGCGCGTCTTGACGAGGATCTGCCTGCTCAAGAGGTGGAACAGCTGCTCAAGTTGGTTCAGGAACGACTTCGTCTGTTATAA
- a CDS encoding class I SAM-dependent methyltransferase, whose protein sequence is MLQSLMAIQSYKSDNTPEAQQPWLQLLAAAEKPHINLERIHSIAELEGTNPVLDYTERTLRVLEKLQVSFWVREILEEVLIWSETAKAGSREQRRVWQKQGVNLFVHNVGSAQLYDLYIGANHLDNDISKSGGTSINQPGSPSGDYSKSTDISKHAVLTSDIPRHEVIRILIATHGLIGQYIRGEIPFAENAPLHDLIAKGWLTTEELHTILLALNECIIAGVDPALWVQVQAEVQRIVGWIIAGPDHEDWSVKERLSRLRSSSIRQGEAMDTAYAKLQTELDVEQILAPLAHRTLWYVESAMQDFSLQEMVKVFLLTLRSESMTPTSIEKQSDIVRHISFEPLMNTMYYDYKGVKKLNIYKKRMIEKYLEQYTWEQIAAGEQIVYPHLTHRVERHVDLPDTLFVTFEFSPAAEKLIAFCIEAEKSPLYEKAVLLLFDLFGLRRDAYDRFHNEETYLSDMNSSGDYKKVLLDYIVGKRVLDIGPGGGILLDLIEQEKPEVEPIGIDISANVIEALERKKQREGHRWQVMKGDALQLEQYVQPGTVDTVIFSSILHELYSYIELDGRRFNSDTVVAALRSSFRVLSPGGRILIRDGIMSEPEAQKRRIRFLEPEGMRWLERYAEDFQGRAIKYERISDNEVVMPINDAMEFLYTYTWGEEAYVHEIQEQFGIFTPTDYKNCILEALGEQAEMITFEHFLQEGYTEALGERMIFMKEDGSPASLPDSTCLIVIEKKGLADG, encoded by the coding sequence ATGCTGCAATCATTAATGGCCATACAATCATACAAATCAGATAACACGCCGGAAGCCCAGCAGCCATGGCTGCAACTGCTGGCAGCAGCAGAGAAACCCCATATTAACCTCGAACGCATTCATTCCATCGCGGAACTTGAGGGAACGAATCCGGTGCTGGATTACACCGAGCGTACACTGCGTGTGCTGGAGAAGCTTCAGGTTTCTTTTTGGGTGCGAGAAATTCTGGAGGAGGTACTAATCTGGTCAGAGACAGCGAAGGCTGGATCACGTGAGCAGCGGCGTGTATGGCAGAAGCAGGGCGTTAATCTGTTTGTGCACAATGTGGGGTCCGCCCAGTTATACGATCTATACATAGGGGCAAACCACTTGGATAATGACATCAGTAAGAGCGGGGGAACGAGTATCAATCAACCTGGATCTCCGAGTGGTGACTATAGTAAGAGTACAGATATAAGCAAGCATGCTGTGTTGACTTCAGACATACCAAGGCATGAGGTTATTCGTATTCTAATTGCTACGCATGGACTTATTGGTCAATACATACGCGGCGAGATTCCATTTGCCGAGAATGCTCCGCTGCACGACTTGATCGCCAAAGGATGGCTTACTACAGAAGAACTGCACACCATACTGTTGGCATTAAATGAGTGCATTATTGCAGGCGTTGATCCAGCGTTATGGGTTCAGGTTCAGGCTGAGGTACAGCGAATTGTAGGCTGGATTATTGCTGGACCGGATCATGAGGACTGGAGCGTGAAGGAACGGTTATCCCGATTAAGAAGTTCATCCATCCGGCAGGGAGAAGCTATGGATACGGCTTATGCCAAACTTCAGACGGAACTGGATGTGGAACAGATACTGGCTCCGCTGGCCCATCGTACGCTGTGGTATGTAGAGTCGGCCATGCAGGATTTCTCGTTGCAGGAGATGGTGAAAGTGTTCCTGTTGACGCTACGTAGCGAGAGTATGACTCCAACATCCATCGAGAAACAGTCTGATATAGTCCGCCATATCAGCTTCGAACCATTGATGAATACGATGTATTACGACTACAAAGGGGTCAAAAAGCTCAATATTTACAAGAAACGAATGATTGAAAAATATTTGGAACAATACACGTGGGAACAGATTGCGGCAGGGGAGCAGATCGTCTATCCCCACCTAACCCATCGCGTGGAGCGTCATGTGGATCTGCCGGATACATTATTCGTGACCTTCGAATTTTCCCCCGCTGCCGAGAAGCTCATCGCATTCTGTATTGAAGCGGAAAAGTCACCATTATATGAGAAGGCTGTGCTGCTGTTATTTGACCTGTTTGGATTGCGGCGGGATGCCTATGACCGGTTCCACAACGAAGAAACGTATTTGTCCGATATGAACAGCTCCGGTGATTATAAAAAAGTACTGCTCGATTATATCGTCGGTAAACGGGTACTTGATATTGGTCCAGGTGGAGGGATTCTGCTGGATCTGATTGAGCAGGAAAAACCGGAAGTGGAGCCGATCGGTATCGATATCTCAGCCAATGTCATTGAAGCGCTGGAGCGCAAAAAGCAGCGCGAGGGACATCGCTGGCAAGTGATGAAGGGCGATGCCCTGCAACTGGAGCAATATGTGCAGCCAGGCACCGTGGATACAGTTATTTTTTCATCCATTCTGCATGAATTATATTCATATATTGAACTGGACGGACGAAGATTTAATTCCGATACGGTTGTAGCAGCGCTGAGAAGTTCATTTCGTGTACTGTCACCTGGAGGAAGAATTTTGATTCGGGATGGCATCATGAGTGAACCCGAGGCGCAAAAGCGCCGGATTCGTTTCCTGGAACCGGAGGGTATGCGCTGGCTGGAGCGGTATGCAGAGGATTTTCAGGGACGAGCGATAAAATATGAACGAATATCAGACAACGAGGTCGTCATGCCAATCAACGATGCGATGGAATTTCTCTACACCTATACGTGGGGGGAAGAGGCATATGTGCATGAGATACAGGAACAGTTCGGTATCTTTACGCCGACCGACTATAAGAACTGTATTCTAGAAGCGCTGGGCGAACAAGCCGAAATGATCACCTTCGAACATTTCCTTCAGGAGGGTTATACGGAAGCACTTGGAGAACGAATGATCTTCATGAAGGAAGATGGTTCCCCTGCATCTTTGCCAGACAGTACCTGCCTGATTGTTATTGAGAAGAAGGGGTTGGCGGACGGATGA
- a CDS encoding histidine phosphatase family protein yields the protein MMSEASTFLYFVRHAESRYVAGQERERGLTEQGHQDAGTVASLLQGEQIQLFYSSPYRRAVDTIQILADRSGGIVVTEEDLRERQLSSSDVTHDNFREAKQRLYRDPTYAYPGGESGEQARSRAVAVIDRILNKHAGHKVVIGTHGDVMTLIFQHYDASYGYNFWEKTTMPDIYKLQFDGTHMLVQVTRLWE from the coding sequence ATGATGAGCGAGGCCAGTACGTTTTTGTATTTTGTTAGACATGCGGAGTCGCGGTATGTTGCAGGACAAGAGCGCGAGCGTGGGCTGACAGAACAAGGTCATCAAGATGCAGGAACGGTTGCCAGTCTGCTCCAAGGGGAGCAGATTCAACTGTTCTATTCCAGCCCTTACAGGCGAGCGGTGGATACAATTCAGATTCTGGCAGATCGGTCAGGTGGAATTGTGGTGACAGAGGAAGATCTGCGTGAACGCCAGTTGTCGAGTTCGGATGTAACGCACGATAATTTTCGTGAAGCCAAGCAGCGATTGTACCGCGACCCTACGTATGCGTATCCTGGTGGAGAGTCTGGTGAACAGGCTCGCTCTAGGGCAGTAGCGGTGATTGATAGAATTCTGAATAAACATGCGGGTCACAAGGTAGTCATCGGAACCCATGGAGACGTGATGACGCTTATTTTTCAACACTATGATGCTTCCTACGGTTATAATTTCTGGGAGAAGACTACGATGCCGGATATCTATAAGTTGCAGTTTGATGGAACGCACATGTTGGTCCAGGTAACAAGATTGTGGGAGTGA